The Chitinivibrionales bacterium genome contains the following window.
TGAACCAGCTTTTCAAGCGCTTCTTTATTCCCTTTTTTAATCCCCTTCGCCAGCCTGGCCTCTTCATCGGATTTCATGGGCTTGTATTGGCTGATCTCTTTCAAGTACAGATCCAGGAATTCTTCTTCTAGAATTGAAAACGCCCTTTTCATGACTTTCTCCTTTATTTTATAGGAATTTATTTCACGAATAGTTTTATCTGTTGCTCCTTGTAATTATCAGTTGGCGCACTACCCCAAAAAAATACGGATAGTGACTTTTGATATTTTTAGCCATCCTGAATTTTTAAAATTTATCCCGATGCACCACATCTTTTAAGTCCTTGCGAGGTCTGGAGTTATGCCCTTTTTCAGGATAGCCGAGCGGGGTAAAAACAACCGGCTCGATACCACCAGGCAGTTCCAGAACCTTCCGTGCAGCCTGTGAATCAAATGCCCCTATCCAGCAGGTGCCAAGTCCTTCTTCGGTAGCAGCAAGAATCATATGATCCATAGCTATAGCTGCATCCACAAATCCATAGGTTACCCCATCCATTCTTTTCCAGGCGGCATTCATATCGCAGCAGACCGCAATGATAACCGGTGCGGTATAAAACCATTCTCTGTCATACACTTTCTGCAATTCTTTTTTCTTATTCTCATTCTCAATAACGACAAAATGCCATGGCTGATTATTGCATGCTGACGGCGCCAGGCGCCCTGCATTTAATACCTTGAGTACTTTTTCTTCTTCAACCGGTCTGTTTTCATAGCCTCTCACTGAGTAACGGGATTTAACCAGTTCCAAAAACGTCACCAGTCCCTCCTTTCTTGTGTTTAGCCTACAATAAATCTGGAGTTTCCAATTTTTGCGTATAGAAGTACCAGCAAAAATCAGGCCTGTTTGTTCCTGCTGTTTATTTTTATCTTTCAGTTTTCTATTTATCGACAAAACACTGTCTTAAAAACCGGAATACAAAAAAAAACCCGCCGTTGAATTTCTCCAGCGGCGGGTGTTATTTCCTGACACTTGTGACTATTCAGGTCATTACACGC
Protein-coding sequences here:
- a CDS encoding nitroreductase, with product MTFLELVKSRYSVRGYENRPVEEEKVLKVLNAGRLAPSACNNQPWHFVVIENENKKKELQKVYDREWFYTAPVIIAVCCDMNAAWKRMDGVTYGFVDAAIAMDHMILAATEEGLGTCWIGAFDSQAARKVLELPGGIEPVVFTPLGYPEKGHNSRPRKDLKDVVHRDKF